Genomic window (Syntrophales bacterium):
CAAGGGGTTATATGAGAGGGGAGATCCCTCCAGAGGGCGATCAGATTTTCCACTTAGTAGGCCTCTCCCTTTAGATCTTCCACGTAAAGCTGGGCGGAGTAAGCGGCGTTCGCTCCATCCCCGCAGGCGGTCACCACCTGGCGGAGTTGTTTGGCGATGCAATCGCCGGCGGCGAACAGCCCCTGGGCCGATGTTTTCATGTTGGCGTCAACCTTGACATAACCGCGTTCGTCCAGATCAACCACTGCCCGCAGCATCTCCGTGTTGGGATTCAGACCGACAAAGATGAAGAGCCCGCTTACCGAAAGTCTCACATCCTCGTTCGTCTTCAGGTTATGCACCTTGACCCATTGCAGAAGATCGAGGCCGTCCACCTTATCGACAACGGAATCCCAGAGAAATTCTATCTTGTCGTTGGCCAAAGCGCGCTGCTGCAGGATTGCCGTCGCGCGCAGGCGATTCCGGCGGTGAATAACCGTGACCTTTCGGGCAAACTTGGTAAGATAGATCGCCTCCTGGATCGCCGTATCCCCTCCACCGACAACGGCAACGTCCCTGTTTCTGAACAGAGGGGCGTCGCAGGTAGCGCAGAACGAAACGCCCCTGCCGATGAACCGCTCCTCGCCGGCCACGCCGAGGCGGCGCCAGTTTGCCCCCGCCGCAAAAATCACGGTAAGCGCCTTATAACTCTTGTCTCCCGCAACCACTTCCCATCCTTCCTTGCCGTCCAATGTAGTTTTTTTTATCTCCGCAACATCATCGGCCGCGGTTTCGAGACCGAAACTCAACCCCTGCTTTTTAAAGTCTTCGATTAATTCAAGGCCATTAGCGCCGCCACGGCCGGGATAGTTTTCTATCGCGTCCGTCATCGTGATCTGGCTTGTCGTTGAGGCCCCCTCAAACAGGATTGCGCTGAGCGCCGCCCGCACCGCGTAAATCCCCGCGGTGAACCCGGCCGGCCCGCCCCCAACGATTGCAACATCGTATTGCTTTTCGTTCGCGTTCATTTTCCCTCCTTATATATCATTTGATTGATTCGCTTGAAATTTACGCCTGCTTACTAAACCTTAACCGCATACTTTGTAAAGTCATTTTTTGTGAGCGAGCGCTCGTTTTTTCTTGACAGCCCCGATCTTATCCCCTATAGTCCTCCCCTGTCACGTTTGAAACTTGTGGCCATTCATAAAAACACGGGAGAAACGTCATGGCCGACAATCCATTGCATCTGCTTATGAACCCCAAATCCATCGCGGTCGCCGGCGCCAGCAATAATCCGGAAAAAATGGGAACGTTGCAGGCTCTTTCCATATTGAAAGATGGTTTTCCGGGACAATTTTATCCGGTTCATCCGACTGAGAAAACAGTCTTGGGTCACAAGGCGTACCCATCCGCGTCTGCTCTTCCGGAGGCGCCGGATCTGCTTCTTTTGATCGTTCCCACCGCATTGGTAATCCCCATGCTTGAAGATTTCGCGAAGCTTGGCACGAAGCGGGCGATCATCATCAGCGCGGGGTTCAAGGAAGTCGGCCCGGAAGGCAGGGCTCTGGAGGAACGCCTTCAGGAAATTGCGAAAACTTACGGGCTTCGCTTTCTCGGTCCGAACTGCATGGGGATCGTCAACACGGCGCTTCCCTTAAACCTGACGATCGGCAAGATGGACAGAAGACCGGGGTCGCTCGGCATGGTTTCCCAGAGCGGCACCTACGTCACCCAGACGCTCTGGTATCTTCATGAACGGGGAATCCGCTTCAGCAAGGCAATCAGTTGCGGCAACGAGGCCAACATCGATATGGTTGACGCCCTTGAATACCTCGGCCAGGACGAGCAGACGAAGGCGATTATCATGTATATAGAAGGGATACGCGACGGCCGGCGTTTTATCGAAGCAGCGCAGAGAATTACTCCCCACAA
Coding sequences:
- the trxB gene encoding thioredoxin-disulfide reductase; amino-acid sequence: MNANEKQYDVAIVGGGPAGFTAGIYAVRAALSAILFEGASTTSQITMTDAIENYPGRGGANGLELIEDFKKQGLSFGLETAADDVAEIKKTTLDGKEGWEVVAGDKSYKALTVIFAAGANWRRLGVAGEERFIGRGVSFCATCDAPLFRNRDVAVVGGGDTAIQEAIYLTKFARKVTVIHRRNRLRATAILQQRALANDKIEFLWDSVVDKVDGLDLLQWVKVHNLKTNEDVRLSVSGLFIFVGLNPNTEMLRAVVDLDERGYVKVDANMKTSAQGLFAAGDCIAKQLRQVVTACGDGANAAYSAQLYVEDLKGEAY